The stretch of DNA CGAAAGGCGTTTAATAATGTCCGCTTCCTCAAGGGTGATTAATCTCGCAGATAGAGTACGCGGATTTATGCCGCCCACTAGATCCTGTAATTGACAAAATCGTACTGACTTTTCATTTACAAAGTAGCGTAGCAACTGAGGTGTCCATTTGTCACCTAGAATATGCGTTGCTGCTGCGACGCAGCCAATAGTTTTTATTTCGCTCATACTAACACTATACATTGTCTAGCAAATATTGTCAAAGACGTCAAGGGGTATATTTCTTAAAATCAATTATTGTTTTTACGAATATGCTTCATGCCATATTCCCAGCTTGCATCTGTTTTCTTGTGAGGATTAAATATGTAGTGTGGATCGAATATTTCTTTTACAGTTTTAAAGTGATTGTACATATCAACACCAAACATAGCTTCCAGCCACGGTCCGCGTATCATGCCATCATTATGCTCGCCGGCCATAGTCCCCCCATATTTGAGAACAACTGGAATTAGCTCACGCATGATAGGTTCTAGTTTTGCATGCTCTTTTTGGCTTACAATATCTATTAGTGGAATAATATGAAAGTTACCATCCCCAAAGTGTCCGGCAATTGTTGCAGGTAGTTTATATCTCCTCATTATAGCTCGTGCTTCGGGTAGGAAATTGTGAATATGTCGTGGTTGAACAGTCATATCATCAATAAATGGTGCTGCGAACTTTCCATGTACTCGATTTCGAAGTAGGCTTAAGCTAGCACGACGAATATTCCAAAAAAGAGCACTGTTTGCATCGTCATGTTCAACTGTTGTTTTTAATCGAAATTTACTTAAATCTTTTCTAAGCTCAGTGATACGACTGTCGATCTTCGGTATTGATTTATCCTCAAACTCAACCATTAGAACCATACTAGGAATATGACCCCGAAAACGTGCGGCTTGACCGAGCAGTATAGCTTGTTGCTTTAGGTACTCTTTTGTACCTAGTTGTTGGCGAAATGTACTGAAGTACTTTATACCTAGGTCAAACGTAACATCATCAAAACCTTCAAAAGTTACGGGTTTGTGTCGAAGCACAGTTTGAATAACTTCTTCAAGTTGTGATTGCTTCTCGATATAAATAATAAGGAGGCCATTATGCAGTGCTTTGCGGTGTGTCTGGATAACGATGTCTGTTACAACGCCTAGTGTACCCTGGCTACCAGTAATAAGTTGTGTCATATCAAATATACCTGTTTCGCGGTCCCAGACGCTCCATAGGTTGTA from Candidatus Saccharimonadales bacterium encodes:
- a CDS encoding FAD-binding oxidoreductase, encoding MKDVAEQIQAVFDGDIKTDKKTLTAYSHDASIYELIPTAVLEPKHSNDIEQVVSFVAKNKLDYPSLSITARGAGTDMSGGAISGSLILDMTKYFNTIHPYTGDLLHAEPGVHMRDIDTLLGTTHLIGCVPASRAWCTLGGMVGNNSGGERSLQYGNADKSVRELKVVFADGKQYTVKPLNKRELAIKMKKQDFEGKLYKRLFTLIENNYDDIRNARPKVNKNSMGYNLWSVWDRETGIFDMTQLITGSQGTLGVVTDIVIQTHRKALHNGLLIIYIEKQSQLEEVIQTVLRHKPVTFEGFDDVTFDLGIKYFSTFRQQLGTKEYLKQQAILLGQAARFRGHIPSMVLMVEFEDKSIPKIDSRITELRKDLSKFRLKTTVEHDDANSALFWNIRRASLSLLRNRVHGKFAAPFIDDMTVQPRHIHNFLPEARAIMRRYKLPATIAGHFGDGNFHIIPLIDIVSQKEHAKLEPIMRELIPVVLKYGGTMAGEHNDGMIRGPWLEAMFGVDMYNHFKTVKEIFDPHYIFNPHKKTDASWEYGMKHIRKNNN
- a CDS encoding helix-turn-helix domain-containing protein, giving the protein MSEIKTIGCVAAATHILGDKWTPQLLRYFVNEKSVRFCQLQDLVGGINPRTLSARLITLEEADIIKRLSTNNTRCEYALTKKGRDLMPILVDMQLWSDKYAPVHTAIA